The following are encoded together in the Euwallacea fornicatus isolate EFF26 chromosome 11, ASM4011564v1, whole genome shotgun sequence genome:
- the mTerf5 gene encoding transcription termination factor 5, mitochondrial, translating to MFKRLSFHYPNLNFINVAHRTSYNENYKETNFQILAKACGFSGAEIYGLFKKHSSFYKIEPAVLAESIKFCHKLGFSKQDLIQHSNLLISHPVTKINHYNSLLDSGCTHIDAHLLCRALKYFKSSIQIFKLSGYLNSDANVADSLLSHVKPPIEKPKSLCVSLKVLDAKLWTDIHREILVAWLKIRLQATDDEIAKLLRIHQMIKNKSFRSINENITLAEDIGLSRDKILKCGYLLNNYPEYPKIMMQQHPFFAGLDIVKSYKSNPKMMMVNPRKILEIYNILKEYNVTDEQIQCKPDVFTMSSVTLRERLNYIPEVPEFRLLLTHPRMLKLVVHHHKIKNRLDFIRSAKIRCASFKTIGNLADERFEHFIREGKDYNHPKDVLVFFSQLLKKPCEDLKPKLFSHPYHAYVPLLDIESTYFLLTDMGYLVENLARCPQILLYPRDKVQKKLKNVLNDVRLRSSSQYTQIKLALYYIEKEFHFTGDGIWRTDVV from the exons ATGTTTAAAAGGTTGAGCTTTCATTatcccaatttaaattttattaatgtagCACATAGGACTTCCTACAACGAAAATTACAAGgagacaaattttcaaattctcgCAAAGGCTTGTG GTTTCTCTGGAGCAGAAATCTATGGGTTGTTCAAAAAACATTCTTCCTTCTACAAAATTGAACCAGCAGTTTTAGCAGAATCAATAAAGTTCTGCCATAAACTCGGATTTTCGAAACAGGACTTGATACAACACTCTAATTTACTCATTTCCCATCCTGTGACAAAAATCAACCATTACAATTCTCTATTGGACAGTGGTTGTACTCACATTGATGCTCATTTACTTTGCcg ggctctaaaatattttaaaagtagtattcaaatattcaaacttAGCGGTTATTTAAACTCTGATGCTAATGTAGCTGATAGCCTTTTGAGCCATGTAAAACCACCCATAGAAAAACCCAAATCTTTGTGTGTTAGTTTAAAGGTTTTGGATGCTAAGTTATGGACTGACATCCATAGAGAGATTCTTGTAGCTTGGTTAA agaTACGCCTTCAGGCAACTGATGATGAAATTGCTAAGTTACTACGTATTCatcaaatgataaaaaataaaagcttcaGGTCCATCAATGAAAACATTACTTTAGCCGAGGATATAGGACTTAGTAGGgacaaaatactaaaatgtggttatttgttaaacaactaTCCAGAGTACCCAAAAATCATGATGCAGCAACATCCATTTTTTGCAGGACTTGATATTGTTAAGTCATATAAATCCAATCCAAAAATGATGATGGTCAATCctagaaaaattttggaaatctaTAACATTTTAAAG GAATATAATGTCACTGATGAACAAATTCAATGTAAACCAGATGTGTTTACCATGAGTAGTGTAACTCTACGAGAAAGGCTGAATTACATTCCTGAAGTGCCTGAATTTCGGCTATTATTGACGCATCCGAGGATGTTAAAACTTGTAGTTCACcaccataaaattaaaaacagattAGATTTTATACGATCGGCCAAAATTCGCTGTGCTAGTTTTAAGACAATTG GCAATTTAGCTGATGAACGTTTTGAACATTTCATTCGAGAGGGTAAGGATTATAACCATCCGAAAGATGTGCTAGTTTTTTTCAGTCAATTATTGAAGAAGCCCTGTGAAGACCTCAAGCCAAAACTTTTCTCCCATCCTTACCATGCATATGTTCCTTTGCTTGATATAGAAAGTACATACTTTTTACTAACTGACATGGGTTATCTGGTGGAAAATTTAGCAAGGTGTCCTCAGATTTTACTATATCCTCG GGATAAAGTTCagaagaaattaaagaatGTGTTGAATGACGTACGATTGCGAAGTTCTTCTCAGTATACACAAATAAAACTGGCATTGTACTACATTGAAAAAGAATTTCATTTTACTGGAGACGGAATCTGGAGAACTGATGTAGTTTAA
- the Elp3 gene encoding elongator complex protein 3: MGGKRKNEFTHLTVEERKVITVAEVVQELIKSHEAKRNVNLNALKHKISSKYGLETSPRLVDIIAAVPLNYKKILVPKLLAKPIRTASGATVVAVMCKPHRCPHINMTGNICVYCPGGPDSDFEYSTQSYTGYEPTSMRAIRARYDPYLQTRHRVEQLKQLGHSVDKVEFIVMGGTFMSLPEDYRDFFIRNLHDALSGHKSASVEEAVMYSERSNTKCIGITIETRPDYCLQKHLSDMLKYGCTRLEIGVQSVYEDVALDTNRGHTVKAVCETFHLAKDAGFKVVAHMMPDLPNVDLERDIEQFIHFFESPSFRADGLKIYPTLVIRGTGLYELWKTGRYKSYPPSVLVDLIAKILALVPPWTRVYRVQRDIPMPLVSSGVEHGNLRELALERMRDLGLKCRDVRTREVGITEIHEKVRPYDVEPVRRDYFANGGWETFLSYEDPDQDILVGLLRLRKCSKEMTYRPELLGDTSVVRELHVYGSVVPVSGRDNSKFQHQGYGTLLMQWAEDIAKNEHKSIKIAVISGVGTRNYYRKLGYELQGAYMVKNLINDYHGAQEVYDGEKLDLSSYDSDGEYEFNLEDDDSEDDKWLAKWKNELK; encoded by the exons ATGGGTGGCAAAAGAAAAAACG AATTTACTCACCTAACTGTTGAGGAACGTAAAGTAATTACTGTTGCTGAGGTGGTTCAGGAGCTCATCAAGTCTCACGAAGCCAAGCGAAATGTCAACCTAAATGcattaaaacacaaaatatccTCTAAATATGGTCTTGAGACATCCCCCAGATTGGTTGATATCATTGCTGCTGTGCCCCTtaattacaagaaaatattAGTACCAAAACTCTTGGCAAAGCCAATTAGAACCGCCAGTGGGGCAA CAGTAGTAGCAGTAATGTGCAAGCCCCATAGGTGTCCCCATATCAATATGACAGGAAATATATGTGTGTATTGTCCTGGCGGCCCTGACTCTGATTTTGAATATTCCACCCAAAGTTATACAGGATATGAGCCTACATCTATGCGAGCTATTAGGGCTCGGTATGACCCTTACTTGCAAACTCGCCACAGAGTGGAGCAGCTCAAACAGCTGGGCCATTCAGTTGATAAAGTGGAGTTTATAGTAATGGGTGGCACTTTCATGAGTCTTCCAGAAGATTacagagatttttttattcgaaaccTGCATGATGCTCTGTCTGGACACAAAAGTGCTTCTGTAGAGGAAGCAGTAATGTATTCTGAAAGATCAAACACCAAATGCATTGGAATTACTATAGAAACCCGACCAGATTACTGCCTGCAAAAGCATTTATCAGACATGCTAAAATATGGATGCACTAGATTGGAAATAGGTGTGCAATCTGTTTATGAAGATGTGGCTTTGGATACAAATAGGGGGCACACAGTAAAGGCAGTGTGTGAGACATTTCATTTGGCAAAAGATGCTGGATTTAAAGTAGTTGCTCATATGATGCCTGATTTGCCAAATGTGGATTTAGAGCGAGACATTGAACAATTTATT catttCTTTGAAAGCCCCTCGTTCCGAGCTgatggtttaaaaatttatccaaCTTTGGTAATTAGGGGAACAGGTCTGTATGAGCTTTGGAAAACTGGTCGCTACAAAAGCTACCCACCTTCAGTATTAGTAGACCTTATTGCCAAAATACTGGCTTTAGTGCCACCTTGGACTAGGGTCTATAGAGTTCAACGTGATATCCCTATGCCCTTGGTTAG TTCAGGGGTGGAACATGGAAATCTCAGAGAGTTGGCTTTGGAGCGTATGCGAGATTTGGGTCTGAAATGCAGAGATGTACGAACTAGGGAAGTTGGCATTACAGAAATTCATGAAAAAGTTAGACCTTATGATGTGGAACCAGTTCGGAGAGACTATTTTGCAAATGGTGGAtgggaaacatttttaagctatGAGGATCCAGACCAAGATATCTTAGTAGGCCTTCTaag ATTGAGAAAGTGTAGCAAAGAAATGACTTATAGACCCGAACTTTTAGGAGACACTTCAGTTGTTAGAGAATTGCATGTTTATGGTAGCGTGGTTCCAGTCAGTGGTCGggacaattcaaaatttcaacaccAAG GTTACGGAACACTTTTGATGCAATGGGCCGAAGATATAGCCAAAAATGAACATAAGAGTATAAAAATCGCTGTAATATCAGGAGTAGGTACCAGGAATTACTATCGAAAATTAG GGTACGAGCTTCAAGGAGCCTACATGGTGAAAAATCTCATCAATGATTATCACGGAGCTCAGGAAGTTTATGATGGTGAAAAACTAGATTTAAGCTCATATGATAGCGACGGAGAATATGAGTTTAATCTTGAAGACGACGATTCAGAAGATGACAAATGGCTGGCCAAGTGGAAGAACGAGCTTAAATAg